The following coding sequences lie in one Flagellimonas eckloniae genomic window:
- a CDS encoding 16S rRNA (uracil(1498)-N(3))-methyltransferase has protein sequence MQLFYNPSLDNSFKQFFFSAEESKHILKVLRKQEGDVLHITNGKGYLFKAEILVADARKCKAQIISTEKSIPKRYKLHLVVAPTKMNDRYEWFLEKATEIGVDEITPIICEHSERKVIKQERMERVLQSAMKQSLQTNLPKLNPAISYKEFMDQEMGGLKFIAHCDESEKMELKRRVAADKDIIILIGPEGDFSKSEISLAESKNFVPVSLGNNRLRTETAAIVACTTVSIINS, from the coding sequence ACATATCTTAAAAGTATTACGAAAGCAAGAAGGAGATGTTTTACACATTACCAATGGAAAAGGATATCTTTTTAAGGCTGAAATTCTTGTTGCTGATGCCAGGAAATGCAAAGCACAGATTATTTCCACAGAAAAAAGTATTCCAAAACGGTACAAGCTTCATCTAGTTGTTGCCCCCACCAAAATGAACGATCGCTACGAATGGTTTCTGGAAAAAGCTACAGAAATTGGTGTAGATGAAATAACCCCCATAATTTGTGAGCACTCAGAACGTAAGGTAATCAAACAAGAACGAATGGAGCGCGTATTGCAATCCGCAATGAAACAATCCTTACAAACCAATTTGCCCAAATTAAATCCTGCAATTTCTTATAAAGAGTTTATGGACCAAGAAATGGGAGGGTTAAAATTTATCGCGCATTGTGATGAAAGTGAAAAAATGGAACTAAAAAGAAGGGTTGCTGCAGATAAAGACATTATAATCCTCATAGGACCCGAAGGCGATTTTTCAAAGTCGGAAATAAGTTTAGCTGAGTCCAAAAATTTTGTTCCAGTATCTCTTGGAAACAACCGTTTACGAACTGAAACGGCTGCAATCGTAGCTTGCACAACAGTTTCCATAATCAATAGTTAA